The following proteins are co-located in the Paludibaculum fermentans genome:
- a CDS encoding ABC transporter permease, which yields MLLARDTMGLSLDALRSHRLRTALTVLGLTMGVATLITVVTIVQGANVYVETKIANLGADVFQMARTPFAVTDYEIILKALRYKRIHMEDYDFVRSACPDCKVMGASGSVTTRANHLTEELTDVNMNGQTASMAEIEARTIEMGRYFTEIEDQRSVRVAVIGATLRDKFFPEQDPVGQKFRLGSEEFTVIGLYERGGSVLGQDSDNFVVVPLNTFLQLKGSRYSLTINVKVPNDPKGFERAQDQARLALRARRHIRPTQDEDFFIGTKDSYIQLWQQISGAFFAVFILVSSISALVGGIVIMNVMLVSVTERTKEIGIRRAMGATGRDILKQFLTESVLQCMVGGFCGITLGFLCAEALNRFTSFPASVQAGVAVLGMVLSSAIGLFFGIYPASRAARLDPVEALRAE from the coding sequence ATGTTGTTGGCTCGCGACACGATGGGCCTGAGTCTGGATGCGCTGCGCTCGCACCGCCTGCGTACCGCTCTCACTGTGCTTGGGCTCACGATGGGTGTCGCGACGCTGATCACGGTGGTCACCATTGTCCAGGGCGCCAACGTCTACGTGGAGACGAAGATCGCGAACCTGGGCGCCGATGTCTTCCAGATGGCGCGCACTCCGTTCGCCGTCACCGACTACGAAATCATCCTCAAGGCGTTGCGCTACAAGCGGATCCACATGGAGGATTACGACTTCGTGCGGTCGGCCTGCCCGGACTGCAAGGTGATGGGCGCGTCGGGCTCCGTGACGACGAGGGCGAACCACCTGACCGAGGAACTGACCGACGTCAACATGAACGGCCAGACGGCTTCGATGGCCGAGATTGAGGCGCGCACCATTGAGATGGGGCGCTACTTCACTGAGATCGAGGACCAGCGTTCCGTGCGGGTCGCGGTCATCGGCGCGACGCTGCGGGACAAGTTCTTTCCGGAGCAGGATCCGGTGGGGCAAAAGTTCCGGCTGGGCAGTGAAGAGTTCACCGTGATCGGCCTCTACGAGCGCGGCGGCAGCGTGCTGGGGCAGGATTCGGACAACTTCGTGGTGGTCCCCCTGAACACGTTTCTGCAGTTGAAGGGCTCGCGCTATTCACTGACCATCAACGTGAAAGTCCCGAACGATCCGAAGGGATTCGAGCGGGCGCAGGACCAGGCGCGGCTGGCGTTGCGCGCGCGGCGGCACATCCGGCCGACGCAGGACGAGGACTTTTTCATCGGCACGAAGGACAGCTACATCCAGTTGTGGCAGCAGATCAGCGGAGCGTTCTTCGCCGTCTTCATCCTGGTGAGTTCGATTTCGGCGCTGGTGGGCGGCATTGTGATCATGAACGTGATGCTGGTGAGTGTGACGGAGCGGACGAAGGAGATCGGCATCCGGCGGGCGATGGGCGCGACGGGCCGCGACATCCTGAAGCAGTTCCTGACGGAGAGCGTGCTGCAGTGCATGGTGGGCGGATTTTGCGGCATCACCCTGGGGTTCCTTTGTGCAGAGGCGCTCAACCGGTTCACTTCGTTTCCTGCGTCGGTGCAGGCCGGGGTGGCGGTCCTGGGCATGGTTTTGAGTTCGGCCATCGGGCTGTTTTTCGGGATTTACCCGGCCTCGCGCGCCGCGCGGCTGGATCCGGTGGAAGCATTGAGGGCTGAATAG
- a CDS encoding ABC transporter permease: MTRSEFRENLIVSLDTLRAHKVRSALTLLGVVIGVTSVITVAAIIDGLNKFVADKVEKMGSRSYFITRFPFGTDPNRMPEKYRLRRYLQYSDADKIKDTVHSIDKISALGTRANFFGDKNELRYAGERVERAIIRGASADYCDVIPMFVVEQGRYYTQAEVDRAAAVVVLGQAIADSLFGRASPLGKQIMMNGAPFEVIGVFAHDEGLLGGPGVDQFAMIPLSTFRKHYPESKEVVIIYTVQRDVDPMAAQDEVGDVLRRIRKVSYKSDNDFEILSSDFLSKLWGQLTGAIVILTSVISSIGLLVGGIGVMNIMLISVTERTKEIGIRKAIGARASDIRVQFLLEALMLTVAGGMIGILGGFILALLIRTAAPSIGATVSPFWATMGVTLSAMVGLFFGYWPANRAAKLDPIVCLRYE, encoded by the coding sequence ATGACGCGCTCGGAATTCCGCGAAAACCTGATCGTGAGTCTCGACACGCTGCGGGCGCACAAGGTGCGCAGCGCGCTGACACTGCTGGGCGTCGTCATCGGCGTGACCAGTGTGATCACGGTAGCGGCGATCATCGACGGGCTGAACAAGTTCGTTGCGGACAAGGTGGAGAAGATGGGCTCGCGCAGCTACTTCATCACCCGGTTCCCCTTCGGCACCGATCCGAACCGCATGCCGGAGAAGTACCGGTTGCGCCGATACCTGCAATACAGCGACGCCGACAAGATCAAGGACACGGTGCACAGCATCGACAAGATCAGCGCATTGGGCACGCGCGCCAACTTCTTTGGGGATAAGAACGAACTGCGGTATGCCGGGGAGCGTGTGGAGCGGGCGATCATCCGCGGAGCCAGCGCCGACTACTGCGACGTGATCCCCATGTTCGTGGTGGAGCAGGGCCGCTACTATACGCAGGCCGAGGTGGACCGCGCCGCGGCGGTGGTGGTGCTGGGGCAGGCGATTGCGGATTCGCTCTTCGGGCGGGCTTCGCCGCTGGGCAAACAGATCATGATGAACGGGGCACCGTTCGAGGTGATCGGTGTCTTTGCACATGACGAGGGGCTATTGGGCGGTCCGGGTGTTGACCAGTTCGCGATGATCCCGCTGTCGACGTTCCGCAAGCACTATCCCGAGTCGAAGGAAGTGGTGATCATCTACACGGTGCAGCGGGATGTCGATCCGATGGCGGCGCAGGATGAAGTGGGCGACGTGTTGCGGCGTATCCGCAAGGTTTCGTATAAGTCCGACAACGACTTCGAGATCCTGAGCTCGGACTTCCTGTCGAAGCTGTGGGGTCAGTTGACCGGAGCGATCGTGATCCTGACCTCGGTGATCAGTTCCATCGGTCTATTGGTGGGCGGCATCGGGGTGATGAACATCATGCTGATCTCGGTGACGGAGCGCACGAAGGAGATCGGGATCCGCAAGGCGATCGGTGCGCGAGCGTCGGACATCCGCGTGCAATTCCTGTTGGAAGCGCTGATGCTGACGGTGGCGGGCGGCATGATCGGGATCCTGGGCGGGTTCATCCTGGCCCTGCTGATCCGCACGGCCGCGCCTTCGATTGGGGCCACGGTGAGCCCGTTCTGGGCCACCATGGGTGTGACTTTGTCGGCCATGGTGGGGCTGTTCTTCGGCTACTGGCCGGCGAACCGGGCGGCCAAACTGGACCCGATCGTCTGCCTGCGCTACGAATAA
- the folP gene encoding dihydropteroate synthase, whose product MSRKRVDWKIKNEVLHLGERTLIVGAMNVAPDSPVDGGRYEDPDRAFVQAVQMADSGADIIEIAAESFHSGSKRISEAEELRRLIPILKRVRGKVSPLICVETYKPAVAEKAIEHGAVIIKDPTGLTLDQELAKIVMQHDVGFILQHTRGTPDTWPKQPSMKGAVGMVMAELNAALNRAGRMGVERTRLALDIGLGMGKRKETNSELITGLGEFHEMRLPVEVSPEGHPFNAAITLEPSLGTTIAAVTMAVLRGAHLVRVYNVEAIRPAILVADQALIG is encoded by the coding sequence ATGAGCCGTAAACGCGTCGATTGGAAGATTAAGAACGAAGTTCTGCACCTGGGTGAGCGCACGTTAATCGTAGGCGCGATGAATGTTGCCCCCGATTCGCCGGTGGATGGCGGGCGCTATGAAGACCCGGACCGGGCGTTCGTGCAGGCCGTGCAGATGGCGGACAGTGGCGCGGACATCATCGAAATCGCGGCCGAGAGTTTTCACTCCGGATCGAAGCGGATCTCGGAAGCGGAAGAGTTGCGGAGGCTGATTCCGATCCTGAAGCGGGTGCGCGGCAAGGTGAGTCCGCTGATCTGCGTGGAGACGTATAAACCGGCGGTGGCCGAAAAGGCGATCGAGCACGGCGCGGTGATCATCAAGGATCCAACGGGTCTGACGCTGGACCAGGAGTTGGCCAAGATCGTGATGCAGCACGACGTCGGGTTCATCCTGCAGCACACACGAGGTACGCCGGATACGTGGCCGAAGCAGCCGTCCATGAAGGGCGCTGTCGGGATGGTGATGGCCGAGTTGAACGCGGCGCTGAACCGTGCGGGGCGCATGGGCGTGGAGCGGACGCGCCTGGCGCTGGATATCGGCCTCGGCATGGGCAAGCGCAAGGAGACGAACAGCGAGCTGATCACCGGGCTGGGCGAGTTCCACGAGATGCGGCTGCCGGTGGAAGTGAGCCCGGAGGGGCATCCCTTCAATGCGGCGATCACGCTGGAGCCGAGCCTGGGGACGACGATCGCGGCGGTGACCATGGCCGTGCTGCGGGGCGCGCACCTGGTGCGAGTCTACAATGTCGAAGCGATCCGGCCGGCGATTCTGGTGGCGGACCAGGCGCTGATCGGGTAG